One genomic segment of Odocoileus virginianus isolate 20LAN1187 ecotype Illinois chromosome X, Ovbor_1.2, whole genome shotgun sequence includes these proteins:
- the LOC110143837 gene encoding E3 ubiquitin-protein ligase SIAH1-like, translating into MNRQTEREPTPPSSGAPSSGTVPALASTTASSSDLASLFECPVCFDCALPPILQCPNGHLICSECRSRLTRCPTCRELLTPIRNLAMEKLAVSVLFPCKYATFGCEITMPPTEKADHEEHCEFRPCCCPCPGASCGWQGAVNAVVAHVRQQHVSVITLQGEAVVFLAVNIHLPVVVDWIMMQSCFGFHFMLLLEKLETYDGQQKFFAVVQLIGTRQQAENFVYRLELNGNRRRLTWEATPLSIHERFATAIMNSDCLVLDPGVAELFAENGDLSIDVTISMR; encoded by the coding sequence ATGAACCGTCAGACTGAGAGAGAACCTACTCCACCATCAAGTGGCGCGCCCTCCTCCGGGACGGTGCCTGCCCTGGCCAGCACAACTGCGTCTAGCAGTGACTTGGCAAGTCTTTTTGAGTGTCCCGTTTGTTTTGACTGTGCGTTGCCTCCAATTCTACAATGTCCTAATGGCCATCTCATCTGTAGTGAGTGTCGCTCAAGGCTCACACGTTGTCCAACTTGCCGGGAGCTGCTGACACCAATTCGCAACTTGGCCATGGAGAAACTGGCTGTTTCAGTCCTTTTCCCGTGCAAATACGCCACTTTTGGTTGTGAAATAACTATGCCACCCACAGAAAAAGCAGACCATGAAGAACATTGTGAGTTTAGGCCCTGTTGTTGTCCCTGCCCTGGTGCTTCCTGTGGGTGGCAAGGCGCAGTGAATGCTGTAGTGGCACATGTAAGGCAGCAGCATGTGTCCGTTATAACCTTGCAGGGAGAAGCTGTCGTTTTCCTTGCAGTCAACATTCATCTTCCTGTTGTCGTTGACTGGATAATGATGCAGTCCTGTTTTGGGTTTCACTTTATGTTACTGTTAGAGAAACTGGAAACCTACGATGGTCAGCAGAAATTCTTTGCTGTTGTCCAGCTCATAGGAACGCGCCAACAAGCTGAAAATTTTGTTTATCGACTTGAGCTAAATGGTAATAGGCGGCGATTGACTTGGGAAGCCACGCCTCTGTCTATTCATGAGAGATTTGCAACAGCCATTATGAACAGTGACTGCCTAGTGTTGGACCCTGGAGTTGCAGAACTTTTTGCAGAAAATGGCGATTTAAGCATCGATGTAACCATTTCCATGCGTTGA